A stretch of Halosimplex halophilum DNA encodes these proteins:
- a CDS encoding sulfurtransferase — MTGNTLLSERSDALVPPEWVAERLPEARSDDPSLRLVEVDLNTAFYDEGHLPGAVGLDWRSDLRHDRRRDVPSARAFADLLGAHGITEETTVVAYGDNANWFAAHFYWLLRYYGHQDAYLLDGGREHWVESGRPTTTEVPSFTPRRYEPAGPFEHVRAYRDDVRRAIDDRTALVDVRLPEEFDGTVVAPPGMDEFAQRGGHVPGAVNVVWSANVDADGRFKPRADLAALYRDRGVTPDRSVVVYCRIGERSSLTWFVLSELLGYPSVRNYDGSWTEWGSLVGAPIETGGPGSDDRGG; from the coding sequence ATGACCGGCAACACGCTGCTATCCGAGCGGTCAGACGCGCTCGTCCCCCCGGAGTGGGTCGCCGAGCGGCTGCCCGAGGCCCGGTCGGACGACCCATCGTTGCGACTCGTCGAGGTGGACCTGAACACCGCGTTCTACGACGAGGGGCACCTCCCGGGAGCGGTCGGGCTCGACTGGCGGTCGGACCTGCGACACGACCGGCGGCGGGACGTGCCGTCGGCACGCGCGTTCGCGGACCTGCTCGGCGCGCACGGCATCACCGAGGAGACGACGGTGGTCGCGTACGGCGACAACGCCAACTGGTTCGCCGCGCACTTCTACTGGCTGTTGCGCTACTACGGCCACCAGGACGCGTACCTGCTCGACGGCGGGCGCGAACACTGGGTCGAATCGGGCCGACCGACGACGACGGAGGTGCCGTCGTTCACGCCCCGCAGGTACGAGCCGGCCGGTCCCTTCGAGCACGTCCGCGCGTACCGCGACGACGTGCGGCGAGCGATCGACGACCGGACTGCGCTGGTCGACGTGCGGCTGCCCGAGGAGTTCGACGGGACCGTCGTCGCGCCGCCCGGGATGGACGAGTTCGCCCAGCGCGGCGGCCACGTCCCCGGTGCGGTCAACGTCGTCTGGTCGGCGAACGTCGACGCGGACGGCCGGTTCAAGCCGCGAGCCGACCTCGCCGCGCTCTACCGCGACCGCGGCGTCACCCCCGACCGGAGCGTCGTCGTCTACTGCCGCATCGGCGAGCGCTCGTCGCTGACGTGGTTCGTCCTCTCGGAGCTGCTCGGCTACCCGTCGGTCCGGAACTACGACGGCTCGTGGACCGAATGGGGCAGTCTTGTCGGCGCTCCAATCGAGACCGGCGGACCCGGGTCGGACGACCGTGGCGGCTAG
- a CDS encoding cytochrome oxidase translates to MYESEVPEAETESVDHDAFDPVGAAALLAVYFLVVTLTWLFMYFVEFLGNGPTVVG, encoded by the coding sequence ATGTACGAGTCGGAGGTGCCCGAGGCCGAGACGGAGTCGGTGGACCACGACGCGTTCGACCCGGTCGGGGCGGCGGCGCTGCTGGCCGTCTACTTTCTCGTGGTCACGCTGACGTGGCTGTTCATGTACTTCGTCGAGTTCCTGGGGAACGGCCCGACGGTGGTGGGCTGA
- a CDS encoding cupredoxin domain-containing protein, producing MHVHRFERIWLVAALGMIVLFVGTVTYGAVVAGYGMVDAEGGQVDATDPTDGENFREPGVYNGSEPGHYDVYVETRRFAFVPGTAEPIRVPAGSTVTFHVVSVDVLHGFEVAGTNINTMAIPGQKAVVTAEFDEAREYGIVCNEYCGEGHHTMAGSLEVVPPGEFNATAEVSA from the coding sequence ATGCACGTCCACAGGTTCGAGCGGATCTGGCTCGTCGCCGCGCTCGGGATGATCGTCCTGTTCGTCGGGACGGTCACGTACGGCGCCGTCGTCGCCGGGTACGGCATGGTCGACGCCGAGGGCGGACAGGTCGACGCGACGGACCCGACGGACGGCGAGAACTTCCGCGAGCCGGGGGTCTACAACGGGAGCGAGCCCGGGCACTACGACGTGTACGTCGAGACGCGCCGGTTCGCGTTCGTCCCCGGGACGGCCGAGCCCATCCGCGTCCCCGCCGGCAGCACCGTGACGTTCCACGTCGTCAGCGTCGACGTGCTCCACGGCTTCGAGGTCGCCGGCACGAACATCAACACGATGGCGATCCCCGGCCAGAAGGCCGTCGTCACCGCCGAGTTCGACGAGGCCCGCGAGTACGGCATCGTCTGTAACGAGTACTGCGGCGAGGGCCACCACACGATGGCGGGGTCGCTCGAAGTGGTCCCGCCCGGCGAGTTCAACGCGACCGCGGAGGTGAGCGCGTAG
- a CDS encoding b(o/a)3-type cytochrome-c oxidase subunit 1 has product MAHAHDERATGTAEGRELAAGERLAFVDQYPAAARVTRLCFGVSFTALLIGAVLGIVQALHRTNVFRGVISSSDYYSVLTGHGVLLALFFTIFFLSGAFTWGTSRSLGRDLPNPRFSLAWFGLQLGGAAAVAAAIFGGFVGQIPFEADVLYTFYAPLQAHPLFYAGLAAWLVGTWLAGADWIRSYLRWRSDNRGERVPLQTFMVLTTMLMWYISTVGVAVEVLVFLLPLSMGLIESVDPLLTRTLFWYFGHPVVYFWLMPAYFAWYTILPKLAGGRLFSDPLARVVFVLFLILSTPVGFHHQYADPGVAEGFKFVAMTNTMFLLLPSFLTAFTVVASMEYGARRRGGSGYFGWMKALPWANPAFAGMALAGLMFAAGGFSGIVNAGMNINSLVHNTLWVPGHFHLTVGTASALTMMALSYWLYPQVTGKRLQLYGVAQVQPYVWFIGMALMSNAMHRAGLAGVPRRTAEPQYDQVSFEAALGSIPEMRLQIAVGGALLTLGAALFAAVMLATWFADRGRGRLRVDSHLPEPISGPEDAPRVLDNFRLWAAIAVVLVAIAYGFPIFSMVADGPFDPAAPPVPVGVVDAALGVFLG; this is encoded by the coding sequence ATGGCCCACGCACACGACGAGCGGGCGACCGGGACCGCCGAGGGGCGCGAACTGGCCGCCGGCGAGCGCCTCGCGTTCGTCGACCAGTACCCTGCGGCCGCCCGTGTCACCCGTCTCTGTTTCGGCGTCTCGTTCACCGCACTGCTGATCGGGGCGGTACTGGGCATCGTCCAGGCGCTTCACCGGACGAACGTCTTCCGCGGCGTCATCAGTTCGAGCGACTACTACTCCGTGCTGACCGGCCACGGCGTCCTGCTCGCGCTGTTTTTCACGATATTCTTCCTCTCGGGGGCGTTCACCTGGGGGACGAGCCGCAGCCTCGGCCGGGACCTCCCGAACCCGCGGTTCTCGCTGGCCTGGTTCGGTCTCCAGCTCGGCGGCGCCGCCGCCGTCGCGGCGGCCATCTTCGGCGGCTTCGTCGGGCAGATCCCCTTCGAGGCTGACGTGCTCTACACCTTCTACGCGCCGCTGCAGGCCCATCCGCTGTTCTACGCCGGCCTCGCGGCGTGGCTGGTCGGCACCTGGCTCGCCGGCGCCGACTGGATCCGCTCGTATCTGCGCTGGCGGAGCGACAACCGCGGCGAGCGCGTGCCGCTGCAGACGTTCATGGTCCTGACGACGATGCTGATGTGGTACATCTCGACGGTCGGCGTCGCCGTCGAGGTGCTCGTCTTCCTGCTGCCGCTGTCGATGGGGCTCATCGAGAGCGTCGACCCGCTGTTGACCCGGACGCTGTTCTGGTACTTCGGCCACCCGGTCGTCTACTTCTGGCTGATGCCCGCGTACTTCGCGTGGTACACTATCCTGCCGAAACTCGCCGGCGGCCGGCTGTTCAGCGACCCGCTGGCCAGGGTCGTCTTCGTCCTCTTCCTGATCCTCTCGACGCCCGTGGGCTTCCACCACCAGTACGCCGACCCCGGGGTCGCGGAGGGCTTCAAGTTCGTCGCGATGACGAACACGATGTTCCTCCTGTTGCCGAGCTTCCTCACCGCTTTCACCGTCGTCGCCAGCATGGAGTACGGCGCCCGCCGGCGCGGCGGGAGCGGCTACTTCGGGTGGATGAAGGCGCTGCCGTGGGCCAACCCCGCCTTCGCCGGCATGGCGCTGGCCGGGCTGATGTTCGCGGCCGGCGGGTTCTCCGGCATCGTCAACGCCGGAATGAACATCAACTCGCTGGTCCACAACACCCTCTGGGTGCCGGGCCACTTCCACCTCACCGTCGGCACGGCCAGCGCGCTGACGATGATGGCGCTCAGCTACTGGCTGTACCCGCAGGTCACCGGCAAGCGCCTCCAGCTCTACGGGGTCGCGCAGGTCCAGCCGTACGTCTGGTTCATCGGGATGGCGCTGATGTCCAACGCGATGCACCGGGCCGGCCTGGCGGGCGTCCCCCGGCGGACCGCCGAACCCCAGTACGACCAGGTCTCCTTCGAGGCGGCGCTCGGGTCGATCCCGGAGATGCGCCTCCAGATCGCCGTCGGCGGGGCGCTGCTGACGCTGGGCGCGGCGCTGTTCGCCGCGGTGATGCTGGCGACGTGGTTCGCCGACCGCGGCCGCGGGCGCCTCCGCGTCGACAGCCACCTCCCGGAACCGATCTCCGGCCCCGAGGACGCCCCGCGGGTGCTCGACAACTTCAGGCTGTGGGCGGCCATCGCCGTCGTCCTCGTCGCCATCGCCTACGGCTTCCCGATATTCTCGATGGTCGCCGACGGGCCGTTCGACCCCGCCGCGCCGCCCGTCCCGGTCGGCGTCGTCGACGCGGCGCTCGGGGTCTTCCTCGGCTGA
- a CDS encoding helix-turn-helix domain-containing protein produces MREFVFTLTYETGVDPLMDTLAGAPDARSTALVCPVSESEVRRLDTVTGPPETVERAAALIADEERDLLSVSDRGCAGRRYSDVLAASARRAVVYTRVSEATRCDAVSLIASRYLEGGVFAEVTRRESEARWRVLAESDEKVGMLYDTLGGTLRGGISFRFEHLEDATEPPSNPFASLSLRPEQRQVLELAAEKGYYETPRETTLDDLAAELDCPRSTVSYRLRRAEAELVAGFLSAT; encoded by the coding sequence ATGCGGGAGTTCGTCTTCACGCTGACGTACGAGACGGGGGTCGACCCGCTGATGGACACGCTCGCGGGCGCGCCGGACGCGCGCTCGACGGCGCTGGTCTGTCCGGTCTCCGAGTCGGAGGTCCGGCGGCTCGACACGGTCACGGGACCGCCGGAGACGGTCGAGCGGGCGGCGGCGCTGATCGCCGACGAGGAGCGGGACCTGCTGTCGGTCAGCGACCGCGGCTGCGCGGGGCGGCGATACAGCGACGTGCTCGCGGCCTCGGCGCGGCGGGCCGTCGTGTACACCCGCGTCTCAGAGGCCACTCGCTGCGACGCCGTCTCGCTGATCGCCAGCCGATACCTCGAGGGCGGCGTCTTCGCGGAGGTGACCCGCCGCGAGTCCGAGGCGCGCTGGCGGGTCCTCGCGGAGAGCGACGAGAAGGTCGGGATGCTCTACGACACCCTCGGGGGGACGCTCAGAGGGGGGATCTCCTTCCGGTTCGAGCACTTGGAGGACGCGACCGAGCCGCCGTCGAACCCGTTCGCCTCGCTGTCGCTGCGGCCCGAGCAGCGGCAGGTGCTCGAACTGGCCGCGGAGAAGGGGTACTACGAGACGCCGCGGGAGACGACGCTCGACGACCTCGCGGCCGAACTCGACTGTCCGCGCTCGACCGTCTCCTACCGGCTCAGGCGCGCCGAGGCGGAACTCGTCGCGGGGTTCCTCTCGGCGACCTGA
- a CDS encoding cytochrome c biogenesis protein CcdA, producing MTGALGGAVGFAAGAGVATFFAPCAFPLVPGYVGYFLERGGDDAPGAAAAAAALGSLGAFALVAGAVYALGRRLTSLLPAFEPLVGLALVAFGAAALSGRGAATVPLPNRPDSVVGFGLFGGAYALAAAGCVVPVFLGVVAQALTLPPAGATAVLAAYAGAATAPLVGVTLLASAGVDAWRSLGRYGGAFERVAAVVMIAAGLGQVALSVAVLDVV from the coding sequence ATGACGGGCGCGCTCGGCGGCGCGGTGGGGTTCGCGGCCGGTGCCGGCGTCGCGACGTTCTTCGCGCCCTGCGCGTTCCCGCTCGTCCCCGGCTACGTCGGGTACTTCCTCGAACGCGGCGGCGACGATGCACCGGGAGCGGCGGCCGCCGCGGCCGCACTCGGCTCGCTCGGTGCGTTCGCGCTGGTCGCGGGGGCCGTCTACGCGCTCGGACGCCGGCTCACGTCGCTCCTGCCTGCGTTCGAGCCGCTCGTGGGCCTCGCGCTGGTCGCGTTCGGCGCGGCGGCGCTGTCCGGCCGCGGGGCGGCGACGGTCCCGCTCCCGAACCGGCCCGACTCGGTGGTCGGGTTCGGTCTCTTCGGCGGCGCGTACGCGCTCGCGGCGGCCGGCTGCGTGGTCCCGGTCTTCCTCGGCGTCGTCGCGCAGGCGCTGACCCTCCCCCCGGCGGGGGCGACGGCGGTACTGGCGGCGTATGCAGGCGCAGCGACGGCACCGCTGGTCGGCGTGACCCTGCTGGCGAGCGCGGGTGTGGACGCCTGGCGGTCGCTCGGTCGCTACGGGGGCGCCTTCGAACGCGTTGCGGCCGTCGTCATGATCGCCGCCGGCCTCGGACAGGTCGCGCTGTCGGTCGCCGTGCTGGACGTGGTCTGA
- a CDS encoding TlpA family protein disulfide reductase, translated as MNRRTAVATIAGVGLTGGSAFALGGAGPFNDGDGLPVRVEGIDAPGSDAGRLRVPRPDRPTLVDCFATWCGPCDRQMETLTALYPEYEGRLDFVSVTNERVGSGLSRADIADWWARRDGDWAVGVDPESAVMSAIGADGLPYLVLTDAEGVVRWRHSGVASGERLRSAFEAVLEG; from the coding sequence ATGAACCGGCGAACGGCGGTCGCGACCATCGCGGGCGTCGGACTCACCGGTGGCAGCGCGTTCGCGCTGGGCGGCGCCGGCCCGTTCAACGACGGCGACGGGCTGCCGGTCCGCGTCGAGGGGATCGACGCGCCCGGATCCGACGCCGGGCGACTGCGAGTCCCTCGCCCGGACCGACCGACACTCGTGGACTGCTTCGCGACGTGGTGCGGTCCCTGCGACCGACAGATGGAGACGCTGACGGCGCTGTATCCGGAGTACGAGGGCCGCCTCGACTTCGTCTCGGTGACGAACGAGCGCGTCGGCAGCGGCCTCTCGCGGGCGGACATCGCCGACTGGTGGGCGCGCCGCGACGGCGACTGGGCGGTCGGAGTCGACCCCGAGAGCGCCGTCATGTCGGCGATCGGCGCCGACGGCCTCCCGTACCTGGTGCTGACGGACGCCGAGGGCGTGGTTCGGTGGCGACACTCGGGCGTCGCGTCCGGCGAGCGCCTGCGGTCGGCGTTCGAGGCGGTGCTGGAGGGATGA
- a CDS encoding SCO family protein gives MRRRTYLAGLSTAAAGVAGCAAGDGNPDVVLSEPDREFESADLPYPAWGERVPDVSLPAVRADGTVDLRAVERPALLTFFYSHCRTVCPVLVGTLRNVQTHALNEGYGGAVRFYPVTFDPARDDADRLRAYADERNVALGAANWQFLRPASAERAEAVVADAFGVAFQRTEPPETDGYMFTHTAMTILVNADGYVERAYRTKSPDPDELIDDLAAVREA, from the coding sequence ATGAGGCGACGCACCTATCTCGCCGGGCTGTCGACGGCAGCGGCGGGAGTCGCGGGCTGTGCAGCCGGTGACGGGAATCCCGACGTGGTCCTGTCCGAACCGGACCGGGAGTTCGAGAGTGCCGACCTGCCGTACCCCGCGTGGGGCGAACGGGTGCCGGACGTGTCCCTCCCGGCCGTCCGCGCTGACGGGACTGTCGACCTCCGGGCGGTCGAGCGCCCCGCACTGTTGACGTTCTTCTACAGCCACTGCAGGACAGTCTGTCCGGTACTGGTCGGGACGCTCCGGAACGTCCAGACGCACGCGCTGAACGAGGGGTACGGCGGCGCGGTGCGGTTCTACCCGGTGACGTTCGACCCCGCTCGCGACGACGCCGACCGCCTCCGCGCGTACGCCGACGAACGAAACGTCGCGCTCGGGGCGGCAAACTGGCAGTTCCTCCGGCCGGCCTCCGCCGAGCGGGCGGAGGCGGTCGTCGCGGACGCGTTCGGCGTCGCGTTCCAGCGGACCGAGCCGCCGGAGACGGACGGCTACATGTTCACGCACACGGCGATGACGATACTGGTCAACGCCGACGGCTACGTCGAACGCGCCTACCGGACGAAATCGCCCGATCCGGACGAACTGATCGACGACCTGGCGGCGGTCCGCGAGGCATGA
- a CDS encoding inorganic phosphate transporter, whose translation MDPALVVLFAGAALASLFMAWVIGAGSSGATPFAPAVGANAIATMRAALLVGIFGFAGAVTQGGNVSEAVGSGLVGGISLPIAGVILVLVLGAGLMAVGITTGYPIATAFTVTGAVIGVGLALGGTPVWSKYQQIAAVWVLTPFVGGGIAFTIASLLPRPDVPERYSIPVLAGLVGAVLVNVQFSFLGEGGTSGTLRSIGQQVLAVDGLASAVSITGLAALAVAAVVWWDVSRDEPGGLRRVLLALGSLVAFSAGGSQVGLAVGPLLPLLDEVGMVSTFAVLVGGGLGMLVGSWTGAPRMIKSLAQDYSSLGPRRSISALVPSFLIAQLAVLLGVPVSFNEIVVSAIIGSGAAVGGREAVDARKIILTVGAWAGSFGLSFALAYAAGVAVL comes from the coding sequence ATGGACCCCGCTCTCGTCGTCCTCTTCGCCGGTGCAGCGCTCGCCAGCCTGTTCATGGCGTGGGTGATCGGCGCCGGGTCGAGCGGCGCGACCCCCTTCGCTCCCGCCGTCGGCGCGAACGCCATCGCGACGATGCGGGCCGCGCTGCTCGTCGGCATCTTCGGGTTCGCCGGCGCCGTCACACAGGGCGGCAACGTCTCGGAAGCCGTCGGGAGCGGCCTCGTCGGCGGCATCAGCCTGCCGATCGCCGGCGTCATCCTCGTGCTCGTGCTGGGCGCGGGGCTGATGGCGGTCGGCATCACGACCGGCTATCCGATCGCGACGGCGTTCACCGTGACCGGCGCCGTCATCGGCGTCGGCCTCGCCCTCGGCGGCACGCCGGTCTGGTCGAAGTACCAGCAGATCGCCGCCGTCTGGGTATTGACGCCGTTCGTCGGCGGCGGCATCGCGTTCACCATCGCGAGTCTCCTTCCGCGCCCCGATGTCCCCGAACGGTACAGTATTCCCGTCCTCGCCGGCCTCGTCGGGGCGGTCCTCGTGAACGTCCAGTTCAGCTTCCTGGGTGAGGGAGGCACGTCAGGAACACTCCGCAGTATCGGACAGCAGGTGCTCGCAGTCGACGGGCTTGCCTCGGCAGTCAGTATTACCGGCCTCGCAGCGCTAGCGGTCGCGGCGGTCGTCTGGTGGGATGTCAGTCGCGACGAACCCGGTGGCTTGCGGCGCGTGCTGCTGGCGCTCGGGTCGCTCGTGGCGTTCTCCGCTGGGGGGAGTCAGGTCGGACTCGCCGTCGGACCGCTGCTCCCGCTCCTCGACGAGGTCGGGATGGTCTCGACGTTCGCCGTGCTCGTCGGCGGCGGGCTCGGGATGCTTGTCGGCTCGTGGACGGGTGCGCCCCGGATGATAAAGTCGCTCGCCCAGGACTACTCGTCGCTCGGGCCGCGCCGCTCCATCTCGGCGCTCGTCCCCTCGTTCCTGATCGCGCAGCTGGCAGTCCTGCTCGGCGTCCCGGTCTCGTTCAACGAGATCGTCGTCAGCGCCATCATCGGGAGCGGCGCGGCAGTCGGCGGTCGGGAGGCTGTGGATGCCCGAAAAATCATCCTGACGGTGGGAGCGTGGGCAGGGTCGTTCGGCCTCTCGTTCGCGCTCGCGTATGCCGCCGGCGTCGCAGTGTTGTAG
- a CDS encoding YeeE/YedE family protein, producing MSDRHPLFKPLVFVGGIVFGFGLGFSHMARPEVVLNFLQFEDLGLPFVMFGAAIVSGIAFALLPRIRDAAPLTGDPYERRLKPFDRNVLVGGAVFGVGWGLSGICPGAAYASLGVGNVTILWALAGMFLGAYAQGYWRSRNHARDTAPTGAD from the coding sequence ATGAGCGACCGGCACCCGCTGTTCAAGCCGCTAGTCTTCGTCGGCGGCATCGTGTTCGGGTTCGGGCTCGGGTTCAGCCACATGGCGCGCCCGGAGGTGGTGCTGAACTTCCTCCAGTTCGAGGATCTGGGCCTCCCGTTCGTGATGTTCGGGGCCGCCATCGTCTCCGGGATCGCGTTCGCCCTGTTGCCCCGTATTCGGGACGCGGCACCCCTCACGGGCGACCCCTACGAGCGCCGCCTGAAGCCCTTCGACCGGAACGTCCTGGTCGGCGGCGCCGTCTTCGGCGTCGGCTGGGGCCTCTCGGGCATCTGCCCGGGCGCGGCGTACGCGAGCCTCGGCGTCGGCAACGTCACGATCCTCTGGGCGCTCGCCGGGATGTTCCTCGGCGCGTACGCCCAGGGCTACTGGCGGAGTCGGAACCACGCGCGAGATACCGCCCCCACGGGCGCGGACTGA
- a CDS encoding YeeE/YedE family protein, with protein sequence MVTDPVLLQAAADLFPNGISRYAVGGLLVGLGTVLIYVGTGIPAGASTFLESTLSYVSDQSRFQQYVASRDWRLVFTAGIVLGGLAFAATVQSGLVTSSLYEPGTTGQLYEVAGVTLWQTDVQPWRLFVGGILVGIGTRIGKGCTSGHGVCGVGSASKTSLAGVLTFLTVAIGTAQVVAALGVSP encoded by the coding sequence ATGGTCACTGACCCAGTACTGCTCCAGGCGGCCGCCGACCTGTTCCCGAACGGGATCAGTCGCTACGCCGTCGGCGGCCTGCTCGTCGGCCTCGGGACCGTCCTGATCTACGTCGGGACGGGTATCCCGGCCGGGGCGAGCACGTTCCTGGAGTCGACGCTGTCGTACGTCTCCGACCAGTCGCGGTTCCAGCAGTACGTCGCCTCGCGGGACTGGCGGCTCGTGTTCACGGCCGGCATCGTGCTGGGCGGGCTAGCGTTCGCGGCGACGGTTCAGTCCGGCCTGGTCACGAGTTCGCTGTACGAGCCCGGAACGACCGGCCAGCTCTACGAGGTCGCCGGCGTGACGCTCTGGCAGACCGACGTCCAGCCGTGGCGGCTGTTCGTCGGCGGTATCCTGGTCGGCATCGGAACCCGGATCGGCAAGGGCTGTACGTCCGGCCACGGCGTCTGCGGCGTCGGTTCGGCGTCGAAGACGTCGCTGGCCGGCGTCCTGACGTTCCTGACCGTCGCCATCGGGACGGCACAGGTCGTCGCCGCGCTGGGGGTGAGCCCATGA
- a CDS encoding MBL fold metallo-hydrolase yields the protein MNAEDFPTPDADVETVAPETLKERIDAGEDVTLLDARMNSDYEEWRIDGENVTSINVPYFQFLEDDIDEDVLDRIPDDREVTVLCAKGGASEFVAGTLAERGYDVNHLEDGMNGWARIYEAVKVENYDGAGTLVQYQRPSSGCLGYLLYDDGEAAIIDPLRAFTDRYLADTDDLGVDLQYALDTHIHADHISGVRDLDDEGVEGVVPEAAVDRGVTYADELTTAADGDTFEVGDATVEAVYTPGHTTGMTSYLVDDSLLATGDGLFVESVARPDLEEGDEGAPDAARMLYESLQDRVLPLPDDTLVGGAHFSDAAEPAADGTYTAPIGELVDEMDALTMDEDDFVELILSDMPPRPANYEDIIATNLGQNAVDDDEAFTLELGPNNCAASQDSLAGD from the coding sequence ATGAACGCGGAAGACTTCCCAACTCCGGACGCCGACGTGGAGACGGTCGCCCCGGAGACGCTAAAAGAGCGCATCGACGCGGGCGAGGACGTGACACTGCTCGACGCGCGAATGAACTCGGACTACGAGGAGTGGCGCATCGACGGCGAGAACGTCACGTCGATCAACGTCCCGTACTTCCAGTTCCTCGAGGACGACATCGACGAGGACGTGCTCGACCGGATCCCCGACGACCGCGAGGTAACCGTCCTGTGCGCGAAGGGCGGCGCCAGCGAGTTCGTCGCGGGGACGCTCGCCGAGCGCGGCTACGACGTGAACCACCTCGAAGACGGCATGAACGGCTGGGCGCGCATCTACGAGGCCGTCAAGGTCGAGAACTACGACGGCGCGGGGACGCTCGTCCAGTACCAGCGCCCCTCCTCGGGCTGTCTCGGCTATCTGCTCTACGACGACGGCGAAGCCGCAATCATCGACCCGCTGCGGGCGTTCACCGACCGCTATCTCGCCGACACCGACGACCTCGGCGTCGACCTGCAGTACGCGCTCGACACGCACATCCACGCCGACCACATCTCGGGCGTGCGCGACCTCGACGACGAGGGCGTCGAGGGCGTCGTTCCCGAGGCCGCGGTCGACCGCGGCGTGACGTACGCTGACGAGCTGACCACGGCCGCGGACGGCGACACCTTCGAGGTCGGAGACGCGACCGTCGAGGCGGTGTACACGCCCGGCCACACGACCGGAATGACCTCGTACCTCGTCGACGACAGTCTGCTCGCGACCGGCGACGGACTCTTCGTCGAGAGCGTCGCCCGCCCCGACCTCGAAGAGGGCGACGAGGGCGCGCCGGACGCCGCGCGCATGCTCTACGAGTCGCTGCAGGACCGCGTCCTACCGCTGCCCGACGACACGCTCGTCGGTGGCGCGCACTTCAGCGACGCCGCCGAGCCCGCTGCGGACGGTACCTACACCGCGCCCATCGGCGAGCTCGTCGATGAGATGGACGCACTCACGATGGACGAGGACGACTTCGTCGAGCTGATCCTCTCGGACATGCCGCCGCGGCCGGCCAACTACGAGGACATCATCGCGACGAACCTCGGGCAGAACGCCGTCGACGACGACGAGGCGTTCACGCTGGAGCTCGGGCCGAACAACTGCGCCGCCAGTCAGGACTCGCTCGCGGGTGACTGA
- a CDS encoding sulfurtransferase TusA family protein yields MSAEYDIAETLDVKGASCPMPVVKTKSAIDDLAADEVLEVLATDSGSMSDIDGWADGTDGVELLAQEESGDVYKHYVRKTE; encoded by the coding sequence ATGAGTGCAGAATACGACATCGCGGAGACGCTCGACGTGAAAGGCGCATCGTGCCCGATGCCGGTCGTCAAGACCAAATCGGCCATCGACGACCTCGCCGCCGACGAGGTTCTGGAGGTACTCGCGACCGACTCGGGCAGCATGAGCGACATCGACGGCTGGGCCGACGGCACGGACGGCGTGGAACTGCTCGCACAGGAGGAGAGCGGTGACGTGTACAAACACTACGTGCGCAAGACGGAGTGA
- a CDS encoding DsrE/DsrF/DrsH-like family protein — protein MSTDTSDTTAEDAPDAAEGDAPSRAELAARVAELEESLAESEDDDDPKKMSIIATKGTLDMAYPPLILASTAAAFGYDVTVFHTFWGLDILHEERSKDLKLSSVGNPNMPVPNAVAALPGMDRVTTKLMEKKIDDNDTATIEELVETSLDMGVEFQACQMTIDLMDYDEDDFYDGVTAGVGAATALQDMADADIQLLV, from the coding sequence ATGAGCACGGACACCTCAGACACGACAGCCGAGGACGCCCCCGACGCGGCCGAGGGTGACGCCCCCTCCCGCGCGGAGCTGGCCGCACGCGTCGCCGAGCTGGAGGAGTCGCTCGCCGAGTCGGAGGACGACGACGACCCGAAGAAGATGTCGATCATTGCGACGAAAGGGACGCTGGACATGGCCTACCCGCCGCTGATCCTCGCCAGCACCGCGGCCGCGTTCGGCTACGACGTGACGGTCTTCCACACGTTCTGGGGCCTGGATATCCTCCACGAGGAGCGCTCGAAGGACCTCAAGCTGAGCTCCGTCGGCAACCCCAACATGCCCGTGCCCAACGCGGTCGCCGCCCTGCCCGGGATGGATCGGGTGACGACGAAGCTGATGGAGAAGAAGATCGACGACAACGACACCGCAACCATCGAAGAGCTCGTCGAGACGAGCCTGGACATGGGCGTGGAGTTCCAGGCCTGTCAGATGACCATCGACCTGATGGACTACGACGAGGACGACTTCTACGACGGCGTCACCGCGGGCGTCGGCGCCGCCACCGCCCTCCAGGACATGGCCGACGCCGACATCCAGCTCCTCGTCTGA